Proteins from a single region of Desulfurobacterium indicum:
- a CDS encoding aspartate/glutamate racemase family protein: MKENSKKEYIRIMEEFIENKAEGIILGCTEIGLLVKNGDVPVLLFDTTFIHAEAAVKEALS; encoded by the coding sequence ATAAAAGAGAACTCAAAGAAAGAATACATCAGAATAATGGAAGAATTTATCGAAAACAAAGCTGAAGGAATTATTTTAGGATGCACGGAAATAGGCCTTTTGGTCAAAAATGGAGATGTTCCGGTGCTGCTTTTTGATACCACATTTATACATGCCGAAGCAGCAGTAAAAGAAGCTTTAAGCTAA
- the dxr gene encoding 1-deoxy-D-xylulose-5-phosphate reductoisomerase, whose protein sequence is MGNGTKKVLILGSTGSIGENTLDIIRQFPERFKVTGLVAGKNSEKLKKQMEKFNPEAVALFEGELETPVGVDFYSGEEGIKSLIQDIDFDIVVAAISGASGIIPTFESAKKAERVALANKESLVCAGKFIKAVAKELVPVDSEHSAIFQALLSGKKEEIKEIILTASGGPFRGKKLEELKDVKPEDALSHPNWDMGNKVTIDSATLMNKGLEVIEAVWLFDVPVEKIKVVVHPQSIVHSMVRFCDNSFIAQMGKPDMRIPIAYALSYPERLPLPDNLGMEFYEMSLTFEKPDLKTFKCLRLAFEALDRGYPYPIILNAADEVAVNSFLKGKIPFTAIPEVIEKTMDILNLSSPETIEEVVSIDKLARETAEKVVQSFLA, encoded by the coding sequence ATGGGAAATGGCACAAAGAAGGTTCTGATTTTAGGTTCTACAGGCTCAATCGGAGAGAACACACTTGATATTATCAGACAGTTTCCTGAAAGGTTTAAGGTTACAGGACTTGTTGCCGGGAAAAACAGTGAGAAGCTAAAAAAACAGATGGAAAAGTTTAATCCTGAAGCTGTTGCTCTGTTTGAAGGAGAACTTGAGACGCCTGTAGGTGTTGACTTTTATTCTGGAGAAGAAGGGATAAAATCTTTAATACAGGATATTGATTTTGATATTGTTGTTGCTGCTATATCTGGAGCTTCCGGAATTATTCCGACGTTTGAATCTGCGAAAAAGGCAGAAAGGGTGGCACTTGCCAACAAGGAGTCTCTTGTCTGTGCTGGTAAATTCATTAAAGCTGTAGCAAAGGAGCTAGTCCCTGTTGATAGTGAACATTCTGCGATATTTCAAGCACTTCTATCAGGAAAAAAAGAAGAGATAAAAGAGATTATTCTTACAGCTTCCGGAGGCCCTTTTAGAGGTAAAAAACTTGAAGAGTTAAAAGATGTAAAGCCTGAAGATGCTCTTTCCCATCCAAACTGGGATATGGGTAATAAGGTAACAATAGATTCGGCGACTCTTATGAATAAAGGACTTGAAGTTATTGAAGCTGTTTGGTTATTTGATGTTCCTGTTGAAAAGATAAAAGTGGTTGTTCATCCTCAGAGTATTGTCCATTCTATGGTGAGATTTTGTGATAACTCTTTTATAGCCCAGATGGGAAAACCGGATATGAGAATTCCGATAGCTTATGCTCTTTCCTATCCTGAAAGATTGCCGCTTCCTGACAATCTTGGAATGGAGTTTTACGAAATGTCTCTTACATTTGAAAAGCCTGATTTGAAAACGTTTAAATGTTTGAGGCTTGCTTTTGAAGCTCTGGATAGAGGTTATCCATATCCAATAATCTTAAATGCTGCTGATGAAGTGGCGGTTAACAGTTTTCTGAAAGGGAAAATTCCTTTTACAGCGATTCCGGAAGTTATAGAAAAAACAATGGATATACTTAACCTTTCCTCTCCGGAAACTATAGAAGAGGTTGTTTCCATTGATAAACTGGCAAGAGAAACCGCCGAAAAAGTTGTTCAGAGCTTTTTAGCTTAA